The nucleotide sequence AGTATCGTGCTGCGAGGAAAATTCTTGAGGCGGAACTCGAAGCCCTGAAAAACCGTATGATAACCTCAAACCTCAGACTGGTTGTATCCATAGCCAAACGGTACCAGCACAGGGGCTTGAGCCTGCTGGACCTGATCGACGAGGGGAATATCGGTCTTATCGAAGCGGTTGAACGCTTTGATTACACCCGGGGATGCAAATTTTCCACCTATGGCACGTGGTGGATTCAGCAGGCAATAATAAAGGCGGTAGCCGATAAGGGCCGGACCATCAGAATCCCTGTTCACGTGTTGAACTCAATCCGAAAGTGTTTCTCTGTTTCCAAATATCTGACCCAGGAGCTTGGACGGGATCCTCGGATTCAGGAACTGGCGGACTACATGGATATTCCGGAAAACAAGGTAAAGCAGTATCTGGAATACACCGCCGATACGGCCTCATTGGATACTACGGTGGATGATGAAAATGCTACCTCCCTTTCCGACCTTGTTCGGGGAGATGAATATGCGGAGCCTTTTGAATCGGTCTTTACCAATTCCCTGCGTGATATCCTTGACCGGGTACTGGGGCAGCTGAGTTCCCGGGAACGTATAATCCTGGAACTGCGTTTTGGCCTTGGTAAGGAAGCCCCTTTAACCCTTGAAGAGATTGGAAGCCGTATGGGAATTACCCGGGAAAGGGTCCGGCAGATTCAGAACAAGGCCATTGAAACCCTTGGGACATTTACAGCCATTCAGGAACTGCGTGAAGTTCTTTAATTAGGTGGAGAAATTCGACAACTCTGTGATTTTTTGCCAGATCCCTTTGATTTTTTTCTTCAAATAGACAACACTTAATAAAAGCGGATCTGTTGTGGTCCGCCATATAAGAGTATAACCCTGTAGGGGTCAAAGAACGGAGTATGTCCAGCTTATGGCAAAGAAGATATTAATCGTGGACGATTCCAAGGCGATTCGTCAAAGTATACGCTTTGTGCTTGAACAGAATGAATATCAGGTCCTGGATGCCGAGGACGGTCTTGATGCTCTGGAAAAACTGAGAAACGAGACGGTGGATCTGATTATTACCGATGTCAACATGCCGAATATGAACGGAATCGAGCTGATCCAGGAACTCAGAGGAAAAGAAGGTTTCAGGTTTGTTCCGATTCTCGTGTTGACCACTGAATCCCAGAATTCGGTAATGGAGAAGGGCAAAGCCGCCGGCGCCACCGGCTGGATCGTTAAACCCTTCAGCACCGATAAACTGCTTGCGGCGGTGCGTAAAGTAGTCGGGTAAAACGTGAGTATGCAGATGGCCCGATATCGGCTATATTCTTTATTTGATATTCATACATAGAGGGTAAAAGATATGCCGAGATTCCGCCGACATGGTTTTGACGAGTTTGGTCCCCGCTTTCGGCAGCGGGGATTAAGAATGACTATTCCCAGGCAGGTTATTCTGGAGGCTCTGGACGAGTTTGACGGCTTTGCCAGTGCCGAAGATATCTTTATGCGTGTTCATAAAGATCACCCTGGCGTCGGACTTGCCACGATCTACCGCACACTTATTCTTTTGACCGAGATGGGGCTTGTGAGCAAGATTGATCCGGGGGACGGTAAATTCCGTTACGAGCTGCGGGAGCAGAAGAAGGAGACCAAGCATCAGCACCTGCTGATCTGTTCACGCTGTTACCGGGTTATCCGCTATTCGGATTTCTCCGACGAGGAGCGGGATACTCTCCATTCCATAGAAGCTCGTCTGGAAAAAGCCCACGATTTTACCATTCAACGTCACTCTGTCCATTACTACGGCATCTGTCCCACCTGCCGTGAACGGGAGAGATCCAGAAACGCTGTAGATAAATCAGAATAAATAAAGAAATTGGCTGCAGAAGTGCCTTCTGTTCAACATCGGAAAGAAATTACGGTATAATATCATGATCGTAGCCGATATCATAAAGCACGACGATGACGATTTTGACCGGTTCTAAAGGTTCACACCGGTCCTTCATTTGCGGGGGGCGTAGTTAATCATGAATTTCAGGTTCTACAAATTTATACCTTTTGGCTGCTTTTAATTGAGCAGAAATATATACGGTAGATATATGTTTACAGGAAAAGGAGTTATAAGAAATACACATAGTACTTTCCTTGGCACGCTAATTGCAGCTATACTACTGAGTATTATATGAATGATTTTCAGCATAACGGCATCCTGTCATTACCATTAGAATATTTTCCAGGTATACCCGCTCCTGTTCGCACGGAAGTGCTGCGGAAAAGCATCCATATGCTGGTAGCCCTTGTTCCCTTTGTCGCAGCGTTAAATCAGGGTATTACTCTTGCACTGCTTGCGTCCGGCACAATAATCTATACCTACGCGGAGCTGCTGCGCTGTCGGGGCGTACGGGTGGTTTTAATCTCCCGCCTGACTGCCATGGCTTCCAGAGAACGGGACTTGGGTAAATTTGTGCTTGGGCCGGTAACGCTTGGGCTGGGCACGATGCTGGCCCTTCTGTTGTATCCTGCCCCTGCAGCGAGCATTGCCATTTTTGCCCTGGCTTTTGGCGACGGTCTCGCCAGTTTAGTAGGTAAACTTTTTGGAAGGATCAGGATTCCCTATACTGGCGGAAAGACCATAATCGGCAGTGCGGCCTGTTTCGCGGCCATCTTTTTTTCCGCCCGCAGCGTTGGCGCAAGTCTGTTTACTGCTCTCGCCGTTGCTTCCGTATCCACGCTGGTAGAGATGCTGCCCTTAAAGGATCTGGACAATATTCTGCTTCCTCTTTCCGCCGGAACCATTGCCGCGGTATTTGGTTATCTGGCTGTTTAAAACTCTGTGGCACCTCTGCTTATATCCAAAGATATATTTCGTGGGTTCTTCGCGAAAAGAGCACAATTCCCAGAATCATAGCCGCCGTTGCGGGAAGTCGCAGCCACAGGTTATCGCTTCCCAGTGTAATCTCGTAGCCCAGGAGAACCATTGTGGCTCCTAAGCCGAGCCACAGAAAATCCCTGCTGTTATTACGGATCCACGCAACAATAAAGTTAATTATCGCCAGTATCCGAATTGTCAGCATTACGATTGTCACATCCCTGATAGTAAGCAGTTCTATGCCGGTGTTCATCTGCAGGGATGCCTCCGCAACCGGTAACAGCGACGAGAGGGTAAAGGCTGTCAGTAAAGTTATGCCGTAGGCAATTGAAAGCTTCTGATATTGCATACCGTTTGCGAAAAGACCGGCGGCAAAAAGGCTGAATAAGCCGAAAAAACGGGCTATGTATAAAAGCCGGATTACCAGATGGTACAGATAAATAGGAACCTGCAGCTCTTTCAGGGCGGGAGAAAAGATCCTGGCTCCCTCGATGCCAATGGAAAGAAGAAACAGGATAAAGAAAAAAATCTCAGGTGAAGCTGTTTTACGGAAACGCTTAAACAAAAACAGACTGGCTGTAAGGGATATCAGTTGAAAAAGCAGCAGGAAGATCAAGTCTCCATTATAAACTGAGGCCAGCTGAATAAAAAAATCCCGGATCTCCTGGAACCGGGCAGGCAGGGGAACCAATATGGAGAGAGTCAGACAGAAACCGACGAAAAGAATAAAATTGACTCCTGCGCCGACAAGCAGAATCGCGTTTCTCAGGCTTAAGGTCATGCTCCTATTGTGACGAAAAAATGGCAGTGAATCAATCGATGGTTCCGTGTCGTTATTCCTTAACTTTTTTCGATTTTGTTCGATATTTGTACTATGGAGGCACCAGGTATGTTTAAACGGGGTTGTATTCTGTTACTGCTGCTTATCGGGCTGATTGTCCCGCTTATGGCAGGTGACGTGGCGACCTATGTCAATCTTGGGTTTTCTGTAAATTCCCGCTATTTTCTTTTCGGTTATTACGGTATTGATGATAAAACATCAAATCCTTATGCCAATATGTATCTGGTAGATGTTCATGCCAACGAGTTTGTGACGAAAGGCCGGATGCGCGGAATCTATCCCGTAGATGTTTCCGCTGGGCAGGATGGTTCCGGTGCTTTGTATACCCTTTTTGCGGGCAATATAGAAATCATCAAGCAATATGGTATAGACCATCTTCGCTCGGGACGCATTGTCTATGTTCTGGTTAATGGCGCGGAACCCAAATCACATCTTGAATTTCGGGACTTCGAGCGGAACAGTACCGTCAGTGTCGATTTGATTCAGGCGCATGAGGGCACAGGAGATACAGTACGCTCCGCCTTCCATCTCAAACTGAAACTGAAAGATGCCGATGGAAACAGTCGCGATTATGTTGTGGGACTTCCCGATTATTACCGTCCTGGTGTAAAACGTTATCGGATCAAGCAGGTCTGTTATTCACCGGATGAAACCTCTCTTGTGTTCATCATTGAAAAAGAGGAACTCGACGGTGAGGGGGCCGATATCCGCTATATGGTGGAAACCGTCAGGATCCGCTGAGCGTCTGCGGTTATCGGGGTGAAAAGCTGTTCTATCGGTGGTA is from Marispirochaeta sp. and encodes:
- a CDS encoding sigma-70 family RNA polymerase sigma factor, yielding MIKTAQATSFSSKIESDDYYGIDSDPLALYLRQIAEYRLLSKEEELDVGKNIALVRTQIAVFNKDLSRKPMDAGEYRAARKILEAELEALKNRMITSNLRLVVSIAKRYQHRGLSLLDLIDEGNIGLIEAVERFDYTRGCKFSTYGTWWIQQAIIKAVADKGRTIRIPVHVLNSIRKCFSVSKYLTQELGRDPRIQELADYMDIPENKVKQYLEYTADTASLDTTVDDENATSLSDLVRGDEYAEPFESVFTNSLRDILDRVLGQLSSRERIILELRFGLGKEAPLTLEEIGSRMGITRERVRQIQNKAIETLGTFTAIQELREVL
- a CDS encoding response regulator, which produces MAKKILIVDDSKAIRQSIRFVLEQNEYQVLDAEDGLDALEKLRNETVDLIITDVNMPNMNGIELIQELRGKEGFRFVPILVLTTESQNSVMEKGKAAGATGWIVKPFSTDKLLAAVRKVVG
- a CDS encoding Fur family transcriptional regulator, with the protein product MPRFRRHGFDEFGPRFRQRGLRMTIPRQVILEALDEFDGFASAEDIFMRVHKDHPGVGLATIYRTLILLTEMGLVSKIDPGDGKFRYELREQKKETKHQHLLICSRCYRVIRYSDFSDEERDTLHSIEARLEKAHDFTIQRHSVHYYGICPTCRERERSRNAVDKSE
- a CDS encoding phosphatidate cytidylyltransferase, with the translated sequence MNDFQHNGILSLPLEYFPGIPAPVRTEVLRKSIHMLVALVPFVAALNQGITLALLASGTIIYTYAELLRCRGVRVVLISRLTAMASRERDLGKFVLGPVTLGLGTMLALLLYPAPAASIAIFALAFGDGLASLVGKLFGRIRIPYTGGKTIIGSAACFAAIFFSARSVGASLFTALAVASVSTLVEMLPLKDLDNILLPLSAGTIAAVFGYLAV
- a CDS encoding DUF2259 domain-containing protein; translation: MFKRGCILLLLLIGLIVPLMAGDVATYVNLGFSVNSRYFLFGYYGIDDKTSNPYANMYLVDVHANEFVTKGRMRGIYPVDVSAGQDGSGALYTLFAGNIEIIKQYGIDHLRSGRIVYVLVNGAEPKSHLEFRDFERNSTVSVDLIQAHEGTGDTVRSAFHLKLKLKDADGNSRDYVVGLPDYYRPGVKRYRIKQVCYSPDETSLVFIIEKEELDGEGADIRYMVETVRIR